A DNA window from Zingiber officinale cultivar Zhangliang chromosome 3A, Zo_v1.1, whole genome shotgun sequence contains the following coding sequences:
- the LOC122053057 gene encoding crocetin glucosyltransferase 2-like, translating into MAAVDSKCCHVLLLPYPSQGHVNPMLQFAKRFAAHGLTATLVATRFILANASPTPGSVRLAAISDGCDRAGFAEADSIPSYLNSFERFGSATLDDLLRSEAEAGRPVGLLVFDAFMPWAGEVGRRNNVATAAFFTQSSAVDLIYYHVKAGLVQQPVREALELPGLPRLQPKDLPSFLPDQFGVYPAYTEMVFNQFKDLEKVDEVLINTFYELEPQETDYLSEVCGAKAIGPTIPSVYLDNRLPFDSRYGFHLFDVEEAPCMHWLDARPPASTIYVSFGSMVAFGPQQMSELAYGLADTGKHFLWVVRTPELEKLPRGFAEEYCPGRGLIVTWSPQLEVLAHKAVGCFLTHCGWNSTVEGLSLGVPMVAMPQWTDQPTDAKYVEDVWGVGVRVKEDDEGMVRREEIVRCVREVTEGGRSSEIRRNAARWLELAKAAAGENGSSDKNIMELIAKYCS; encoded by the exons ATGGCGGCGGTGGATTCCAAGTGCTGCCACGTACTTCTACTTCCCTACCCGAGCCAGGGCCACGTTAACCCCATGCTCCAGTTCGCCAAGCGCTTTGCCGCCCACGGCCTCACCGCTACCCTCGTCGCCACTCGCTTCATCCTCGCCAACGCCAGCCCCACCCCTGGCTCCGTCCGCCTCGCCGCCATCTCCGACGGTTGTGACCGCGCAGGCTTCGCCGAGGCCGATTCTATTCCTTCCTACCTGAACTCGTTCGAGCGCTTCGGCTCCGCCACTCTGGACGACCTGCTCCGCTCCGAGGCGGAGGCCGGGCGCCCCGTCGGGCTCCTCGTGTTCGACGCCTTTATGCCGTGGGCCGGTGAGGTCGGGAGGCGGAATAACGTCGCCACCGCCGCCTTCTTCACCCAGAGCTCCGCCGTGGACCTCATTTACTACCACGTCAAGGCAGGGCTGGTGCAGCAGCCGGTGCGGGAGGCGTTGGAGCTGCCGGGGCTGCCCCGGCTGCAGCCGAAGGACCTTCCGTCGTTCCTGCCGGACCAGTTCGGTGTCTACCCGGCGTACACGGAGATGGTGTTCAACCAGTTCAAGGACCTGGAGAAGGTTGACGAAGTCCTCATCAATACCTTCTATGAACTGGAACCTCAG GAAACGGACTACTTGAGTGAAGTGTGTGGAGCAAAAGCCATTGGTCCAACGATACCCTCAGTCTACCTTGACAACCGGCTCCCTTTCGATTCGCGATACGGCTTCCACCTCTTCGATGTGGAAGAGGCGCCGTGCATGCATTGGCTCGACGCCAGACCACCAGCCTCGACCATATACGTCTCCTTTGGCAGCATGGTGGCGTTCGGACCCCAGCAGATGTCCGAGCTCGCCTACGGCCTAGCAGACACCGGCAAGCATTTCCTGTGGGTCGTCAGGACGCCGGAACTCGAAAAGCTTCCTCGAGGGTTCGCGGAGGAGTACTGCCCGGGCAGGGGCCTGATAGTGACGTGGAGCCCCCAGTTGGAGGTGCTGGCTCACAAGGCCGTCGGCTGTTTCTTGACGCACTGCGGCTGGAACTCGACGGTGGAAGGGCTGAGCCTTGGAGTGCCGATGGTGGCGATGCCGCAGTGGACGGACCAGCCGACGGATGCCAAATACGTGGAGGATGTATGGGGAGTCGGGGTCAGGGTGAAGGAGGATGACGAGGGGatggtgaggagggaggagatCGTGAGGTGTGTGAGGGAAGTGACGGAGGGCGGCCGGAGCAGTGAGATAAGGAGGAACGCGGCGAGGTGGCTCGAGCTGGCTAAGGCTGCTGCAGGGGAGAACGGCAGCTCTGATAAGAATATTATGGAACTTATTGCTAAGTATTGCTCTTAA